Proteins from a single region of Primulina tabacum isolate GXHZ01 chromosome 5, ASM2559414v2, whole genome shotgun sequence:
- the LOC142546071 gene encoding heat stress transcription factor A-7a-like has protein sequence MISGVAGDSNQEMARNAGREALIGVKEEPFVFLDETEYSGGGFNGGGNDGGGEDEWGDASEHLPKPLEGLREIGPPPFLKKTFEMVDDPQTDSIISWSGAGNSFVVWDPHTFSTDLLPKNFKHNNFSSFVRQLNTYRFRKIDSDRWEFANEGFQRSKKHLLKHIKRRKQSPQMMRPQEAAPQPWQYPANHGVESELYKLGADQNALKQEILKVRQQQECSQRYIAAMEERLHASEMQQKYMIIFMIKSLKDPMFLLDSVDRINRKRAISSGGILKRRRLSENLESIDNEDYKKFQVQEEYSTIQSEIQTLFSPAESGSPVQDQKAETSSETNSSDVCSDNFILWEKLMEDDMIYEGEGGPEKQQSDSCRIGEFSAVGFAY, from the exons atgatATCTGGAGTAGCTGGAGATAGTAATCAAGAAATGGCGCGAAATGCGGGGAGGGAGGCTCTGATCGGTGTGAAAGAAGAACCCTTCGTGTTTCTTGATGAGACTGAGTATTCTGGAGGTGGGTTTAATGGCGGTGGCAATGATGGAGGAGGTGAGGATGAATGGGGGGACGCGTCGGAGCATCTCCCGAAGCCGTTAGAAGGGCTGAGAGAAATCGGGCCGCCGCCGTTTCTGAAGAAGACGTTTGAAATGGTGGATGATCCTCAGACGGACTCGATAATATCGTGGAGTGGTGCGGGTAACAGCTTCGTTGTGTGGGATCCCCACACTTTTTCCACTGATTTGCTCCCTAAGAATTTCAAGCACAACAATTTCTCCAGCTTCGTCCGCCAGCTCAATACCTAT AGGTTCAGGAAGATTGATTCGGACAGATGGGAGTTCGCAAACGAAGGGTTCCAGAGAAGCAAGAAGCATTTGCTGAAACACATCAAAAGAAGGAAGCAAAGTCCCCAAATGATGCGGCCACAAGAAGCAGCACCGCAGCCTTGGCAGTACCCCGCAAATCATGGAGTGGAGTCAGAGCTTTACAAGCTCGGAGCCGACCAAAACGCACTGAAACAAGAAATCTTGAAGGTAAGGCAGCAGCAAGAGTGCTCGCAGCGTTACATAGCCGCCATGGAAGAGCGTCTTCACGCCTCCGAAATGCAGCAAAAATATATGATAATTTTCATGATCAAGTCCTTGAAGGATCCCATGTTTCTACTGGATTCTGTAGATAGGATTAACAGGAAAAGAGCAATAAGCAGCGGAGGAATCTTGAAAAGGAGGAGGCTGTCCGAAAACTTGGAATCCATTGATAATGAGGATTACAAGAAGTTCCAAGTCCAGGAAGAGTACAGCACTATCCAATCCGAAATTCAGACATTGTTCTCTCCCGCTGAATCGGGGAGCCCTGTACAGGACCAGAAGGCCGAAACATCATCGGAAACGAACAGTTCCGATGTCTGCTCCGACAATTTCATATTATGGGAGAAACTTATGGAAGATGACATGATTTACGAAGGGGAAGGAGGCCCGGAGAAGCAACAATCAGATTCGTGTAGGATAGGAGAATTTTCCGCAGTGGGATTCGCGTATTAG
- the LOC142546070 gene encoding uncharacterized protein LOC142546070, giving the protein MRSDSVPILSPDSETMPIPLSTKEEDDEYATSTKALLPFNKNDRSLNYSQKSPSRSTILIISLVFTTCIAISAAIAFGSLFFSVVDRSTSSSSSIAPSADSTSNVEFSRSLTKLKHPVVLLISSDGFRFGYQYKTDVPSINRLIKNGTEAELGLIPVFPTLTFPNHYSIVTGLYPAYHGIINNYFTDPENGDYFNMASHEPKWWLGEPLWETVVNHGLKASTYFWPGSEVHKGSWNCPKDYCMFYNKSVPFEERVDTVLRYFDLPSSEIPSFMTLYFEDPDHQGHKVGPDDPQITEAIVEVDKLIGKLILGLEQRGVFEDVNIILLGDHGMAGTCDKKLIFLDDLVKWIEIPKEWVQSYSPLLAIRPPPGYSSKDVVAKMNEGLKSGNVENGQYLTVYLKEELPSRLHYSSSYRIPPIVGLIAEGFKVEQKRSKKQDCGGAHGYDNEFFSMRTIFFAHGPRFARGWKVPSFENVEIYNLVTTILDIQGAPNNGSVMFPQGVLLPSR; this is encoded by the coding sequence ATGAGATCAGATTCGGTGCCCATTTTGAGCCCCGACAGTGAGACCATGCCAATACCGCTCTCGACGAAAGAAGAAGACGATGAATATGCGACCTCCACGAAAGCCCTTTTACCCTTTAACAAAAACGATCGTTCGTTAAATTATTCGCAAAAGTCACCCTCCAGATCTACGATTCTGATAATTTCTCTCGTTTTCACGACTTGCATTGCTATTTCTGCTGCAATTGCATTTGGGTCCTTGTTTTTCTCTGTCGTTGATCGTTCcacttcctcttcatcttccATAGCACCATCAGCTGATTCTACTTCCAATGTTGAATTTTCAAGATCTCTCACAAAGCTCAAACACCCTGTCGTCTTATTGATTTCCTCGGATGGATTCAGGTTCGGGTATCAGTACAAGACAGATGTTCCGAGTATCAATAGGCTGATTAAAAATGGGACTGAAGCTGAGCTGGGGTTGATTCCAGTGTTTCCAACTCTTACCTTCCCCAACCATTACTCCATTGTCACAGGTTTGTACCCTGCTTATCATGGaattatcaataattattttactgaTCCGGAGAATGGTGACTACTTCAACATGGCTAGTCACGAGCCCAAGTGGTGGCTGGGCGAGCCCCTCTGGGAGACTGTGGTCAATCACGGCTTGAAGGCTTCGACTTATTTCTGGCCTGGTTCTGAGGTGCACAAGGGTTCTTGGAATTGTCCGAAAGATTATTGCATGTTTTACAACAAATCTGTGCCTTTTGAAGAAAGAGTTGATACTGTTTTGAGGTACTTTGATTTGCCTAGTAGCGAGATCCCCTCATTTATGACGTTGTATTTTGAGGATCCTGATCATCAAGGCCATAAGGTTGGTCCAGATGATCCTCAGATTACTGAAGCTATTGTTGAAGTGGATAAGTTGATTGGAAAATTGATTCTTGGTCTGGAACAAAGAGGGGTTTTTGAGGATGTGAATATCATTTTGTTAGGTGATCATGGGATGGCGGGTACGTGTGACAAAAAGTTGATATTTTTAGATGATCTAGTGAAATGGATTGAGATTCCCAAGGAATGGGTTCAGTCTTACAGTCCATTGCTTGCAATTCGTCCCCCTCCTGGTTATTCGTCGAAGGATGTTGTGGCTAAGATGAACGAGGGGTTGAAGTCAGGTAATGTAGAAAATGGCCAATATTTGACAGTTTATCTCAAAGAGGAACTTCCTAGTAGGCTGCAttattcgtctagttatcgaatCCCACCGATTGTTGGGTTGATTGCGGAAGGGTTTAAAGTGGAGCAGAAGAGATCGAAAAAGCAAGATTGTGGAGGAGCACATGGATATGACAATGAATTTTTTTCTATGCGGACCATATTTTTTGCTCATGGACCTCGATTTGCCAGGGGATGGAAAGTCCCATCTTTTGAAAATGTTGAGATTTACAATTTGGTTACAACAATCCTGGACATTCAAGGAGCTCCTAATAACGGGTCGGTGATGTTTCCACAGGGTGTTCTTTTGCCTAGCCGTTAA